The following DNA comes from Opisthocomus hoazin isolate bOpiHoa1 chromosome 13, bOpiHoa1.hap1, whole genome shotgun sequence.
CAAGGATTGAACTACTCTGGTAAGTCAACAAAGCtaccttctgttcttttttttttttcatttggttgaCAAATGAAAAGCACGGCCTTGTTGCAGGTATGTGTAGTTCTCCTAAAGAAGTTGTAGCAGGTCATGTGTTCAGCGGTGGCATGAGACTGCAATACAAAGACAGCTAGCTCATTGATCCATGTCTCCCAGAATGGCCACAGCTCCAGAAGGAGATTATTCACCTGCTGGAGCAATGACTAGCATGGAAAACTCCACTGACCTCCACCCTTGGTGATCAGCACCTTCTCTGCTGGCCAAGGACTGTTTATCGCTTCTTTTCGAAACTGGAAAGGCTATTTTTTACTTGTGGTAACAGTAAATTTATTTCTGAATCTCCTTTGGCAGTTTGCATGAACAAAGCTTTGCTTACAGATGTAATTCAGAGCTATGATAAGGCATGAGCAGTTTCATATTATAACTTTTCATTCCTTGACATAATTTTTCTTGGCTACCCTAGTAATGCACCTCCAGTAATGCTGAAAATACAAGCAGCCCTTGTACACTTCTGAGGACTAGTGAAAATGAATTTGATGTCTGCAGCTAAACCTCCCAGTGATATGAACAGCCGTCTGTTCATATCCCTCCTCAAATCCAGGGTTGGAAGACCAGGAACATTCCCTCTCCTGTAATGAGAGACCAAGAGTTTGCACACCTTTTTTAACTCTGTTCTTTCCAGAGCTCTTGCATCTCCTGTGAAGGACAGCAAATTCACCCAACTTTAGAAACTCATCCTCAGAACAAACCAGCAAAAGACTTGGGCTGTGGTGTTGGTCCTAGTTTCTGTGGTGTCTACTTGCCTGGTCTCCACCTCATCCAGTCTCACCAGGGGAGTGTCTGCAGGTGAAGATGAACAGTGGAATTCTCTTCTTGTCCCTCCTTAGCTTCCTCCCAGTCGTGATGCCCGTATGCCCTGTGCCATGCAAGTGTGCCACCAACATCATTGACTGCACGTCAAAAGGCCTAACTGTAGCAAAACTACCAGTTGCTTTCCGTCCTTCAGCTGAAATTATCCACCTTGGTTACAACATGCTCACCTCTATTCCCAGTGGGCTCTTTGACAACCTAAAGAACCTCCAGGTAGTCTACCTGCAGGGCAACCCTTGGGAATGCAACTGCGACATTCTCTACTTGCGCTCCTGGCTCCAGTGGCAGCAGAACCGGACCTTATACAGGGATGTGAGATGCACTTCCCCAGCTCACCTGCAGGACCGGATCATTGCCTATCTGACAGAAGATGAGTTAATCTCCACATGCCAGTACTGGTACTGCAGCCTGGCTCTCCTCTCTCAGCTCAGTCTCTtcatcctccttttcctccagggTATCTTGGTTATCTTCATCATTGTCTACCTGCAGAAATTTCGGAGAATGACCGCTGAAGCCCAGAGCACCTCCTGAGATCTACACCAGCATGTAGACACTTGGGCATCTTCTTCAAGAAGCTGCTACAACAGTGATTAACATCACAAGACTGAAGACCTTCCTCCCCCTTGGGTGATGCTGTGCCAAGGTCATGTGGGCTGTGATATCCAGAGGGGACAATTCAGAGCACCGTCTGATCCTGACTGCAGTCCGAAGCAAGACTTGAACTGATCAGACACTTGCTGTATTTACAAAGACCTGATGTTgtgttttttaatgctttaaacTCTTTAGCATGGTCTTGATTGCTTTGCTGAGCTGGGAATCATTCTGGTTTGGTAGACAAAGGAAGCCATGAACAACAGCAACCAGAATGGACTCAAACTGCTCATAAGCTCGTAGTGGTGATGGTGCTTGATCCCTCCTATGCTAGAGTATTTCAGTCTTGCTTTCCACGATGTCTCTGGTCAGATGAGGGCAGAGGTGGACAGTGAACAGTTCAGGTACTGGACTAGGACAATGGAGAAATACAGTTTCCTTGGTGCTATTACAGATTGCCTTAGTAACTCTGGACAAGTGACTTAGTctcctcctgcctcagtttcccatcaGTAAAAGGGAAAGGATGTTTCTTCTTGTTTGATGCATCTTTTCCAACATTAttctgggggagggagggaaagttTAGAAGCCTACCCATTTATCCTAATTCCTTTTAATCTGCTTACAGTTGTAATACTGACTTAAATGTGTACTGAGTCAGACAGGGGCCCCGCATGCTTATGAGAAATTCGCCCTGAAGCCAAGAGTTGTTGAGACCAGAGgctctttctgactgtgcttGTACGGCACCTGGCACAAGAGATCTGGTCTTTTCTAGAGACTCCAACTGCAAAAAATCACTGTAGCCCTACTACTGGTTATGAAGTTCCTTAATTACTTTTGGAATGAagcaaaattgaaataaaataatgataCATGACGATGTAAATggcttcttttttccattttacacaAGGTATCTTGCACTCTCACACGCTCCCTGGCAATTTCTTACGCTCAAAGTCTGTGCCAAGCAAACCAAACACCGAGGGCGGGTGGAGATGTTACCACAACTACACCATAGGGCTCAGCTTTGACAGGTACCGGCTTCCACAACGGGCCAGTCTAAACGCGGAGTTTCTGATAGTTCGACTAAGTTGCTGCGTGTTTTTCTGTGGTGCGGGCTGGACAGGGCAGGGTGCCTGTGGGTGCGCGGGGCTCCGGGGCtcagcccgc
Coding sequences within:
- the GP1BB gene encoding platelet glycoprotein Ib beta chain, with translation MNSGILFLSLLSFLPVVMPVCPVPCKCATNIIDCTSKGLTVAKLPVAFRPSAEIIHLGYNMLTSIPSGLFDNLKNLQVVYLQGNPWECNCDILYLRSWLQWQQNRTLYRDVRCTSPAHLQDRIIAYLTEDELISTCQYWYCSLALLSQLSLFILLFLQGILVIFIIVYLQKFRRMTAEAQSTS